A single region of the Kryptolebias marmoratus isolate JLee-2015 linkage group LG10, ASM164957v2, whole genome shotgun sequence genome encodes:
- the ccdc88c gene encoding protein Daple isoform X1, producing the protein MDVTLSELLASFMESPLVVWVKTLGPLGSPDDVGSEERVSMYMELVDGVFLHKIMTHIDPSPTNQRLTKNTNNDASLRLHNLTVLIRQVRTYYQKTLQQLIVMPLPNILHIAKDPISAKSMEELKRLLLLILGCAVQCERKEEMIEKIKLLDIETQAAIVSHIQEVTHNQLNVLDLSWLEEGAELALEEMEPLSRNMAASLRQLVDQRDKASEVIVDLTQERDYLSSQQPQEGCRNLGVGGSERGPSSDGVGGNNGAGVSGLTKEEKQHLSVELADTKAKLRRYRQELEEKTEQLMDSKHEGERLDQELQRVKQENQSLSCEARSIRVYRDEVDALRERAARVDRLEAELIRCKEKLNDVHFYKTRVEELREDNMTLVETKVLLEEQLSASRGRCDKLHTLEKDNLLLRAKIHDLEMERDNERRRLEELVEENMLLEIGQKQSMNESAHLGWELEQLAKNHDNTETRKSLVHELNECVSSRVLKLEKENRELQASIERHKEENHLLQEQQLHAQELDRENQSLSNKLERLQGLLDQERLTNQDMESLGEELLKEKQALEREMHNLRAEKDRQISELESENQHLSEAVASLQERAQSNSEARVREVEVKNRLLHQSITDTSSRLASLETQLKVVSEEAERLRDRAGRCEEAEREVARLERSRDALNREVASLRACSERSEALEKQVTSFEQEVHKLRRETEEAQRELQRLAKHEAENGLLSKENLELRCSMENLRASSARLPTLQEELKEVQRETQELRRRLEEAKEEVQGEKKRAERLEVNLSALNQEKHRLEEELERSKEERGDVEGKMREKQSREEELRREVEELKEERRRREEGDEERKKLQLDLEQSEKSRKQLEKESWRIRTLLETKESELEEKSSRLTTAGKEGEALRKEAERLKEVSVKAKELERENKELQKQATIDKRTLATLREELVSEKLSVQQQSVELERLNEELERIGLNREKLLQQEHTLEDSRYKLLESRLEETVQQTMKIREEKLTGLEKKLEESNALNAALQSELTSVRQQQEEGGSSPQLSGSDRSATAELLRIKDHLIAVEKNNASLHTESSLLKEQLRQLENQNTSLNNQMAALQRHTTTLQEQNSTLHTQTAKLQVENSTISSQSASLMAQNAVLQGQVTALETEAESWQRQRDEAWRARESTLSDHERLLSVHERQAQEYEQLISQHAALKGKQRALESEHRALHGKYCSLLQLKEKWEEQEGRGQKEKEELSQEIQKNRLLQQENLQLKTEVDRLTQSQSQHSEQNEGLHQRINELKSSLSSTQLDASQWVARYDSLMEQHQNLDLTMTKLDNHCELLSRLKGNLEEENHHLLSQINLLSQQNHTLLERSMESKELYHQEQKLYIDKLNSLRRQKEKLEEKIMDQYKFYDPTPKKRSQWSGAKALVKLIKPRKESSRERGGDRERTRSAPDIPLPATPTLLPPETPPPLPHGNHSNSSISPGPQSPRLTPISRGLTDRGRGVHRSNESVNGDDGQALTQRIRLSSTPNHHSSSGSLGQTGSSRPGQNRRPRGPPDEDSRPVTSDSAFGSHGNTGGRPGSADYSHNTSSSNSPVACRDASNPQPRSASLSSDEVMGLSQSQQSLSRSSTLPYDHAPQRAQPQRGGGVRTKARSSSPGSEMVTLEEFLQESNLQSPPVIATGSTDDLMTDYFTRSPAPSAPTGGAQMTPTNYVTPTVQSTNQRPGQSVKPSPRQPVGQSPASSQPQRSGPSLSRAFSLASADLLCSNGPDSYRGNEGSPSQTDAVVRRQGGGANTRERPLSARFGALDGSFLNSPIHQSTSMNLQTERYAERVRAAASRNGHRGEVAMVTPVRATRPDEASERSDALREGRSGDPAHSNKDSDRVRSGSAERAKSMPASPDPNNDPQTVWYEYGCV; encoded by the exons ATGGACGTAACCCTGTCGGAGCTGCTGGCCTCCTTCATGGAGTCTCCCCTGGTGGTGTGG GTGAAGACGCTGGGACCGCTGGGGTCACCTGACGACGTGGGCTCGGAGGAGCGAGTGAGCATGTACATGGAGCTGGTGGACGGCGTCTTCCTGCACAAAATCATGACCCACAT CGACCCGAGCCCCACCAATCAGAGGCTGACGAAGAACACCAACAACGACGCGTCACTGCGTCTTCACAACCTCACCGTCCTGATCCGGCAGGTCAGGACGTACTACCAG AAAACTCTGCAGCAGTTGATCGTCATGCCCCTTCCCAACATTCTCCACATCGCCAAGGATCCGATATCAG cgAAGAGCATGGAAGAACTGAAACGACTTTTGTTGCTGATCCTCGGCTGCGCTGtgcag TGCGAGAGGAAAGAGGAGATGATCGAGAAGATCAAGCTGCTGGACATCGAGACTCAGGCTGCCATCGTGTCTCACATCCAGGAG GTGACCCACAACCAGCTGAACGTCCTCGACCTGTCCTGGCTGGAGGAAGGAGCCGAGCTCGCCCTAGAGGAGATGGAGCCGCTGTCCCGCAATATGGCCGCGTCGCTACGGCAACTCGTCGACCAGCGAGACAAAGCCTCTGAG GTGATAGTGGACCTGACCCAGGAGCGGGACTATTTATCCAGCCAGCAGCCTCAGGAAGGCTGCAGGAACCTGGGCGTGGGCGGCTCGGAGCGCGGGCCGAGCTCCGACGGCGTGGGAGGGAATAACGGAGCGGGAGTGTCGGGGCTGACCAAGGAAGAGAAGCAGCATCTGTCTGTGGAGCTCGCCGACACCAAGGCCAAACTCCGCAGATACAGACAAGAACT gGAAGAGAAAACGGAGCAGCTGATGGATTCAAAGCATGAAGGGGAGCGTCTGGATCAGGAGTTACAGAGAGTAAAACAGGAG AACCAGTCTCTGTCCTGCGAGGCCCGGTCCATCCGAGTCTACCGGGACGAGGTGGATGCTCTGAGGGAGCGGGCAGCTCGAGTCGATCGGCTGGAGGCCGAACTCATCCGATGTAAAGAGAAGCTCAACGACGTGCACTTCTACAAGACCCGAGTGGAG GAGCTGCGTGAGGACAACATGACTCTGGTGGAGACGAaggtgctgctggaggagcagctgtcCGCCTCCAGGGGGCGCTGTGATAAACTGCACACACTGGAGAAAGACAACCTGCTGCTGCGGGCTAAAATCCACGACCTGGAGATG GAGCGAGACAACGAGCGTCGGAGgctggaggagctggtggaGGAGAACATGCTGCTGGAGATCGGACAGAAACAGAGCATGAATGAGTCGGCTCACCTGGGCTGGGAACTGGAGCAGCTCGCGAAGAACCACGACAACACAGAGA CTCGGAAGTCTTTGGTCCACGAGCTGAACGAGTGCGTTTCCAGTCGAGTCCTGAAGCTGGAGAAGGAGAACCGGGAGCTGCAGGCCTCCATCGAGAGACACAAGGAGGAGAACCACctcctgcaggagcagcagctccacgcGCAGGAGCTGGACAGGGAGAACCAGAGCCTCAGCAACAAG ctgGAGCGTCTGCAGGGATTACTGGACCAGGAGCGACTGACCAATCAGGACATGGAGTCTCTGGGGGAGGAGTTACTGAAGGAGAAACAGGCTCTGGAGCGAGAGATGCACAACCTGCGGGCAGAGAAGGATCGGCAG ATCTCGGAGCTGGAGAGCGAGAATCAGCACCTGTCGGAGGCGGTGGCATCCCTGCAGGAGCGCGCTCAGTCCAACAGCGAGGCGAGAGTTCGCGAGGTGGAAGTGAAGAACCGCCTGCTGCACCAGAGCATCACCGACACCAGCTCCCGCCTGGCCAGCTTGGAGACGCAACTCAAAGTGGTCAGCGAGGAGGCGGAGAGGCTGCGGGACCGAGCGGGGCGCTGTGAGGAGGCGGAGAGGGAGGTGGCCCGGCTGGAGAGGAGCAGGGACGCCCTGAACAGAGAG GTTGCATCTCTGCGTGCGTGCAGCGAGCGCTCAGAAGCTCTGGAGAAGCAGGTGACCTCTTTCGAGCAGGAGGTGCACAAGCTGaggagagagactgaggaggcgCAGCGGGAGCTTCAGCGGCTGGCCAAGCACGAGGCAGAAAACGGCCTGCTGTCAAAGGAAAACCTGGAACTCCGCTGCTCCATGGAAAACCTGCGCGCCTCATCCGCCCGCCTGCCGACACtacaggaggagctgaaggaggtgCAGAGGGAGACTCAGGAGCTGCGCAGGAGGCTGGAAGAGGCCAAGGAGGAGGTGCagggagagaagaagagagcTGAGAGGCTGGAAGTGAACCTGTCAGCTCTGAACCAGGAGAAGCATCGTTTAGAGGAGGAACTGGAGAGGAGCAAAGAGGAGCGGGGAGACGTGGAGGGAAAGATGAGGGAGAAGCAGAGCcgagaggaggagctgaggagggaAGTAGAGGAACTGAAGGAAGAGcgaaggaggagagaggagggagacGAGGAGAGGAAGAAGCTCCAGCTGGATCTGGAGCAGTCTGAGAAGAGCAGGAAGCAGCTGGAGAAGGAGAGCTGGAGGATCCGAACGCTGCTGGAGACCAAAGAGTCGGAGCTGGAGGAGAAGTCCAGCAGACTGACTACAGCCGGGAAGGAGGGGGAGGCTCTGAGGAAGGAGGCGGAGAGGCTGAAGGAGGTGTCTGTCAAAGCAAAGGAGCTGGAGCGCGAGaacaaagagctgcagaaacaggcGACGATCGACAAGAGAACTCTGGCGACGCTGCGAGAG gAGCTGGTGTCTGAGAAGCTGAGCGTTCAGCAGCAAAGTGTCGAACTGGAGAGACTAAACGAAGAGCTGGAGAGAATCGGGCTGAACCGAgaaaagctgctgcagcaggagcaCACGCTGGAGGACAG CAGATACAAACTGCTGGAGTCACGGCTGGAAGAAACGGTCCAACAGACGATGAAGATCAGGGAAGAGAAACTCACCGGCTTGGAAAAGAAACTAGAAGAGAGCAACGCACTCAACGCTGCCCTGCAGAGCGAGCTGACGTCT GTTCgtcagcagcaggaggaaggaggaagctCTCCGCAGCTCTCGGGCAGCGACCGCAGCGCCACAGCTGAGCTGCTGCGGATCAAAGATCATCTCATCGCCGTAGAGAAGAAT AACGCTTCCCTGCACACAGAGAGCAGTTTGCTCAAAGAGCAGCTCAGACAACTGGAGAACCAGAACACGTCTCTGAACAACCAGATGGCGGCGCTGCAGCGGCACACGACCACGCTGCAGGAGCAGAACTCGACTCTGCACACGCAGACGGCGAAGCTGCAG GTGGAGAACTCCACCATCTCCTCCCAGAGCGCCTCCCTCATGGCCCAGAACGCCGTGCTGCAAGGCCAGGTCACCGCCCTGGAGACGGAGGCCGAGTCGTGGCAGCGGCAGCGCGACGAGGCGTGGCGAGCGCGCGAGAGCACGCTGAGCGACCACGAGCGCCTGCTGAGCGTGCACGAGAGGCAGGCTCAGGAGTACGAGCAGCTCATCAGTCAGCACGCGGCGCTGAAAGGCAAACAGAGGGCGCTGGAGAGCGAACACAGAGCGCTGCATGGCAA GTATTGCTCcttgctgcagctgaaggagaagTGGGAGGAGCAGGAGGGGCGTGgccagaaagaaaaggaggagctAAGTCAGGAGATCCAGAAGAATCGCCTCCTTCAGCAGgagaacctgcagctgaagacagAGGTGGACAG GTTGACCCAGAGCCAATCACAGCACTCGGAGCAGAACGAGGGGCTCCATCAGCGCATCAACGAGCTGAAAAGCTCATTAAGCTCGACTCAGCTGGACGCGAGTCAGTGGGTGGCTCGATACGACTCTCTAATGGAGCAGCACCAGAACCTGGACCTCACCATGACCAAACTGGACAACCACTGCGAG ctgctGAGTCGACTGAAGGGTaacctggaggaggagaaccACCATCTGCTGAGTCAGATCAAcctgctgagtcagcagaacCACACTCTGCTGGAGAGGAGCATGGAGAGCAAGGAGCTGTACCACCAGGAGCAGAAGTTATACAT AGATAAGCTGAATTCCCTCCGTcgacaaaaagagaaactggaGGAGAAAATCATGGACCAGTACAAGTTCTACGACCCCACGCCTAAAAA GCGGAGTCAGTGGTCCGGAGCCAAAGCTTTGGTCAAACTGATCAAACCCCGAAAGGAGAGCAGCCGGGAGCGAGGAGGCGACAGGGAGAGGACGAGGAGCGCGCCGGACATCCCCCTGCCCGCCACGCCCACCCTGCTGCCGCCGGAGACCCCGCCCCCTCTTCCTCATGGTAaccacagcaacagcagcatCAGCCCCGGACCGCAGAGCCCACGTCTGACGCCGATCAGCAGAG GATTGACCGACAGGGGCCGGGGCGTTCACCGCAGCAACGAGAGCGTCAACGGAGACGACGGACAAG ctcTGACTCAAAGGATCCGCCTCAGCTCCACCCCGAACCATCACTCCTCTTCTGGGTCTCTGGGTCAGACCGGCAGCTCCAGACCGGGTCAGAACCGCAGGCCCAGAG GGCCGCCTGACGAAGACTCTCGCCCCGTCACCTCCGACTCAGCCTTTGGTTCCCATGGCAACACGGGAGGCCGGCCCGGCTCGGCGGACTACAGCCACAACACCTCGAGCTCCAACTCGCCCGTCGCCTGCAGAG ACGCTTCAAACCCCCAGCCCCGCTCAGCCAGCCTCTCCAGTGACGAGGTCATGGgtctcagccaatcacagcagaGCCTGTCGCGCAGCTCCACCCTTCCGTATGACCACGCCCCCCAGAGAGCCCAACCACAGCGAGGGGGCGGAGTCAGAACTAAAGCGCGGTCGTCTTCCCCTGGAAGTGAGATGGTGACGCTGGAGGAGTTCCTCCAGGAGAGCAACCTGCAGTCTCCTCCTGTG ATCGCCACAGGAAGCACTGACGACTTGATGACCGACTATTTCACccgaagccccgccccctcagcTCCAACAGGTGGAGCTCAGATGACCCCAACCAACTACGTCACGCCCACTGTCCAGTCGACCAATCAGAGGCCGGGTCAGAGCGTGAAGCCCTCCCCCCGGCAGCCCGTTGGCCAATCGCCCGCCTCGAGCCAGCCGCAGCGGTCCGGCCCGTCCCTGAGCCGGGCCTTCAGCCTGGCCTCTGCCGATCTGCTGTGCTCAAATGGACCGGACAGTTACCGTGGAAACGAGGGATCCCCCTCTCAAACGGACGCGGTGGTTCGGCGCCAAGGGGGAGGGGCTAACACCCGCGAGCGGCCTCTGTCCGCTCGCTTTGGAGCTTTGGACGGCAGCTTCCTGAATTCGCCCATCCATCAGTCGACCTCCATGAACCTGCAGACAGAGAGATACGCCGAGAGGGTGAGGGCCGCCGCCTCCCGGAACGGCCACCGTGGAGAGGTCGCCATGGTAACCCCCGTCAGGGCCACGCGGCCCGATGAGGCCTCAGAGCGCAGCGACGCCCTGAGAGAGGGGCGGTCAGGAGACCCCGCCCACTCTAATAAAGACAGCGACCGAGTCCGGAGCGGCTCCGCGGAGCGGGCCAAGAGCATGCCGGCGTCGCCCGACCCAAACAACGACCCGCAGACGGTGTGGTACGAGTACGGCTGCGTCTAA
- the ccdc88c gene encoding protein Daple isoform X3, which translates to MDVTLSELLASFMESPLVVWVKTLGPLGSPDDVGSEERVSMYMELVDGVFLHKIMTHIDPSPTNQRLTKNTNNDASLRLHNLTVLIRQVRTYYQKTLQQLIVMPLPNILHIAKDPISAKSMEELKRLLLLILGCAVQCERKEEMIEKIKLLDIETQAAIVSHIQEVTHNQLNVLDLSWLEEGAELALEEMEPLSRNMAASLRQLVDQRDKASEVIVDLTQERDYLSSQQPQEGCRNLGVGGSERGPSSDGVGGNNGAGVSGLTKEEKQHLSVELADTKAKLRRYRQELEEKTEQLMDSKHEGERLDQELQRVKQENQSLSCEARSIRVYRDEVDALRERAARVDRLEAELIRCKEKLNDVHFYKTRVEELREDNMTLVETKVLLEEQLSASRGRCDKLHTLEKDNLLLRAKIHDLEMERDNERRRLEELVEENMLLEIGQKQSMNESAHLGWELEQLAKNHDNTETRKSLVHELNECVSSRVLKLEKENRELQASIERHKEENHLLQEQQLHAQELDRENQSLSNKLERLQGLLDQERLTNQDMESLGEELLKEKQALEREMHNLRAEKDRQISELESENQHLSEAVASLQERAQSNSEARVREVEVKNRLLHQSITDTSSRLASLETQLKVVSEEAERLRDRAGRCEEAEREVARLERSRDALNREVASLRACSERSEALEKQVTSFEQEVHKLRRETEEAQRELQRLAKHEAENGLLSKENLELRCSMENLRASSARLPTLQEELKEVQRETQELRRRLEEAKEEVQGEKKRAERLEVNLSALNQEKHRLEEELERSKEERGDVEGKMREKQSREEELRREVEELKEERRRREEGDEERKKLQLDLEQSEKSRKQLEKESWRIRTLLETKESELEEKSSRLTTAGKEGEALRKEAERLKEVSVKAKELERENKELQKQATIDKRTLATLREELVSEKLSVQQQSVELERLNEELERIGLNREKLLQQEHTLEDSRYKLLESRLEETVQQTMKIREEKLTGLEKKLEESNALNAALQSELTSVRQQQEEGGSSPQLSGSDRSATAELLRIKDHLIAVEKNNASLHTESSLLKEQLRQLENQNTSLNNQMAALQRHTTTLQEQNSTLHTQTAKLQVENSTISSQSASLMAQNAVLQGQVTALETEAESWQRQRDEAWRARESTLSDHERLLSVHERQAQEYEQLISQHAALKGKQRALESEHRALHGKYCSLLQLKEKWEEQEGRGQKEKEELSQEIQKNRLLQQENLQLKTEVDRLTQSQSQHSEQNEGLHQRINELKSSLSSTQLDASQWVARYDSLMEQHQNLDLTMTKLDNHCELLSRLKGNLEEENHHLLSQINLLSQQNHTLLERSMESKELYHQEQKLYIDKLNSLRRQKEKLEEKIMDQYKFYDPTPKKRSQWSGAKALVKLIKPRKESSRERGGDRERTRSAPDIPLPATPTLLPPETPPPLPHGNHSNSSISPGPQSPRLTPISRAPPPPKRLRFLRSKSQDKLFPSSSSSSSRPSLSLTRRLRFWSSSDNPAEVISSSPISANGVF; encoded by the exons ATGGACGTAACCCTGTCGGAGCTGCTGGCCTCCTTCATGGAGTCTCCCCTGGTGGTGTGG GTGAAGACGCTGGGACCGCTGGGGTCACCTGACGACGTGGGCTCGGAGGAGCGAGTGAGCATGTACATGGAGCTGGTGGACGGCGTCTTCCTGCACAAAATCATGACCCACAT CGACCCGAGCCCCACCAATCAGAGGCTGACGAAGAACACCAACAACGACGCGTCACTGCGTCTTCACAACCTCACCGTCCTGATCCGGCAGGTCAGGACGTACTACCAG AAAACTCTGCAGCAGTTGATCGTCATGCCCCTTCCCAACATTCTCCACATCGCCAAGGATCCGATATCAG cgAAGAGCATGGAAGAACTGAAACGACTTTTGTTGCTGATCCTCGGCTGCGCTGtgcag TGCGAGAGGAAAGAGGAGATGATCGAGAAGATCAAGCTGCTGGACATCGAGACTCAGGCTGCCATCGTGTCTCACATCCAGGAG GTGACCCACAACCAGCTGAACGTCCTCGACCTGTCCTGGCTGGAGGAAGGAGCCGAGCTCGCCCTAGAGGAGATGGAGCCGCTGTCCCGCAATATGGCCGCGTCGCTACGGCAACTCGTCGACCAGCGAGACAAAGCCTCTGAG GTGATAGTGGACCTGACCCAGGAGCGGGACTATTTATCCAGCCAGCAGCCTCAGGAAGGCTGCAGGAACCTGGGCGTGGGCGGCTCGGAGCGCGGGCCGAGCTCCGACGGCGTGGGAGGGAATAACGGAGCGGGAGTGTCGGGGCTGACCAAGGAAGAGAAGCAGCATCTGTCTGTGGAGCTCGCCGACACCAAGGCCAAACTCCGCAGATACAGACAAGAACT gGAAGAGAAAACGGAGCAGCTGATGGATTCAAAGCATGAAGGGGAGCGTCTGGATCAGGAGTTACAGAGAGTAAAACAGGAG AACCAGTCTCTGTCCTGCGAGGCCCGGTCCATCCGAGTCTACCGGGACGAGGTGGATGCTCTGAGGGAGCGGGCAGCTCGAGTCGATCGGCTGGAGGCCGAACTCATCCGATGTAAAGAGAAGCTCAACGACGTGCACTTCTACAAGACCCGAGTGGAG GAGCTGCGTGAGGACAACATGACTCTGGTGGAGACGAaggtgctgctggaggagcagctgtcCGCCTCCAGGGGGCGCTGTGATAAACTGCACACACTGGAGAAAGACAACCTGCTGCTGCGGGCTAAAATCCACGACCTGGAGATG GAGCGAGACAACGAGCGTCGGAGgctggaggagctggtggaGGAGAACATGCTGCTGGAGATCGGACAGAAACAGAGCATGAATGAGTCGGCTCACCTGGGCTGGGAACTGGAGCAGCTCGCGAAGAACCACGACAACACAGAGA CTCGGAAGTCTTTGGTCCACGAGCTGAACGAGTGCGTTTCCAGTCGAGTCCTGAAGCTGGAGAAGGAGAACCGGGAGCTGCAGGCCTCCATCGAGAGACACAAGGAGGAGAACCACctcctgcaggagcagcagctccacgcGCAGGAGCTGGACAGGGAGAACCAGAGCCTCAGCAACAAG ctgGAGCGTCTGCAGGGATTACTGGACCAGGAGCGACTGACCAATCAGGACATGGAGTCTCTGGGGGAGGAGTTACTGAAGGAGAAACAGGCTCTGGAGCGAGAGATGCACAACCTGCGGGCAGAGAAGGATCGGCAG ATCTCGGAGCTGGAGAGCGAGAATCAGCACCTGTCGGAGGCGGTGGCATCCCTGCAGGAGCGCGCTCAGTCCAACAGCGAGGCGAGAGTTCGCGAGGTGGAAGTGAAGAACCGCCTGCTGCACCAGAGCATCACCGACACCAGCTCCCGCCTGGCCAGCTTGGAGACGCAACTCAAAGTGGTCAGCGAGGAGGCGGAGAGGCTGCGGGACCGAGCGGGGCGCTGTGAGGAGGCGGAGAGGGAGGTGGCCCGGCTGGAGAGGAGCAGGGACGCCCTGAACAGAGAG GTTGCATCTCTGCGTGCGTGCAGCGAGCGCTCAGAAGCTCTGGAGAAGCAGGTGACCTCTTTCGAGCAGGAGGTGCACAAGCTGaggagagagactgaggaggcgCAGCGGGAGCTTCAGCGGCTGGCCAAGCACGAGGCAGAAAACGGCCTGCTGTCAAAGGAAAACCTGGAACTCCGCTGCTCCATGGAAAACCTGCGCGCCTCATCCGCCCGCCTGCCGACACtacaggaggagctgaaggaggtgCAGAGGGAGACTCAGGAGCTGCGCAGGAGGCTGGAAGAGGCCAAGGAGGAGGTGCagggagagaagaagagagcTGAGAGGCTGGAAGTGAACCTGTCAGCTCTGAACCAGGAGAAGCATCGTTTAGAGGAGGAACTGGAGAGGAGCAAAGAGGAGCGGGGAGACGTGGAGGGAAAGATGAGGGAGAAGCAGAGCcgagaggaggagctgaggagggaAGTAGAGGAACTGAAGGAAGAGcgaaggaggagagaggagggagacGAGGAGAGGAAGAAGCTCCAGCTGGATCTGGAGCAGTCTGAGAAGAGCAGGAAGCAGCTGGAGAAGGAGAGCTGGAGGATCCGAACGCTGCTGGAGACCAAAGAGTCGGAGCTGGAGGAGAAGTCCAGCAGACTGACTACAGCCGGGAAGGAGGGGGAGGCTCTGAGGAAGGAGGCGGAGAGGCTGAAGGAGGTGTCTGTCAAAGCAAAGGAGCTGGAGCGCGAGaacaaagagctgcagaaacaggcGACGATCGACAAGAGAACTCTGGCGACGCTGCGAGAG gAGCTGGTGTCTGAGAAGCTGAGCGTTCAGCAGCAAAGTGTCGAACTGGAGAGACTAAACGAAGAGCTGGAGAGAATCGGGCTGAACCGAgaaaagctgctgcagcaggagcaCACGCTGGAGGACAG CAGATACAAACTGCTGGAGTCACGGCTGGAAGAAACGGTCCAACAGACGATGAAGATCAGGGAAGAGAAACTCACCGGCTTGGAAAAGAAACTAGAAGAGAGCAACGCACTCAACGCTGCCCTGCAGAGCGAGCTGACGTCT GTTCgtcagcagcaggaggaaggaggaagctCTCCGCAGCTCTCGGGCAGCGACCGCAGCGCCACAGCTGAGCTGCTGCGGATCAAAGATCATCTCATCGCCGTAGAGAAGAAT AACGCTTCCCTGCACACAGAGAGCAGTTTGCTCAAAGAGCAGCTCAGACAACTGGAGAACCAGAACACGTCTCTGAACAACCAGATGGCGGCGCTGCAGCGGCACACGACCACGCTGCAGGAGCAGAACTCGACTCTGCACACGCAGACGGCGAAGCTGCAG GTGGAGAACTCCACCATCTCCTCCCAGAGCGCCTCCCTCATGGCCCAGAACGCCGTGCTGCAAGGCCAGGTCACCGCCCTGGAGACGGAGGCCGAGTCGTGGCAGCGGCAGCGCGACGAGGCGTGGCGAGCGCGCGAGAGCACGCTGAGCGACCACGAGCGCCTGCTGAGCGTGCACGAGAGGCAGGCTCAGGAGTACGAGCAGCTCATCAGTCAGCACGCGGCGCTGAAAGGCAAACAGAGGGCGCTGGAGAGCGAACACAGAGCGCTGCATGGCAA GTATTGCTCcttgctgcagctgaaggagaagTGGGAGGAGCAGGAGGGGCGTGgccagaaagaaaaggaggagctAAGTCAGGAGATCCAGAAGAATCGCCTCCTTCAGCAGgagaacctgcagctgaagacagAGGTGGACAG GTTGACCCAGAGCCAATCACAGCACTCGGAGCAGAACGAGGGGCTCCATCAGCGCATCAACGAGCTGAAAAGCTCATTAAGCTCGACTCAGCTGGACGCGAGTCAGTGGGTGGCTCGATACGACTCTCTAATGGAGCAGCACCAGAACCTGGACCTCACCATGACCAAACTGGACAACCACTGCGAG ctgctGAGTCGACTGAAGGGTaacctggaggaggagaaccACCATCTGCTGAGTCAGATCAAcctgctgagtcagcagaacCACACTCTGCTGGAGAGGAGCATGGAGAGCAAGGAGCTGTACCACCAGGAGCAGAAGTTATACAT AGATAAGCTGAATTCCCTCCGTcgacaaaaagagaaactggaGGAGAAAATCATGGACCAGTACAAGTTCTACGACCCCACGCCTAAAAA GCGGAGTCAGTGGTCCGGAGCCAAAGCTTTGGTCAAACTGATCAAACCCCGAAAGGAGAGCAGCCGGGAGCGAGGAGGCGACAGGGAGAGGACGAGGAGCGCGCCGGACATCCCCCTGCCCGCCACGCCCACCCTGCTGCCGCCGGAGACCCCGCCCCCTCTTCCTCATGGTAaccacagcaacagcagcatCAGCCCCGGACCGCAGAGCCCACGTCTGACGCCGATCAGCAGAG ctcctcctcctcccaaaCGCTTGCGTTTTCTCCGCAGTAAAAGTCAAGACAAGctcttcccctcctcctcctcctcttcctcccgtccctccctctctctcactAGACGTCTGCGGTTTTGGTCTTCCTCTGACAACCCAGCTGAGGTCATCAGCAGCTCGCCAATCTCTGCCAACGGAGTTTTCTAA